The Pirellulales bacterium genome has a window encoding:
- a CDS encoding glucose-1-phosphate adenylyltransferase: MQNVLAIVLGGGRGTRLYPLTKYRSKPAVPLAGNYRLIDIPLSNCINSGLQRMYVLTQFNSVSLHRHIRRTYMFDGFSGGFVEILAAQQTNESSNWYQGTADAVRQNLRYVEESNADYVLILSGDQLYRMNYAEMLATHQQAGADVSIAAMPVTRSAAHAFGIMRVDDTGRVVGFLEKPKTDAEADMVRTEPAWIDAHGVPSKGRDLLASMGIYLFNRKELIDVLTKTEYHDFGREVFPASMRARKVHMHLFDGFWEDIGTIKSFYECNLELARPNPPFVLASANAPIYTRTRFLPPSQIVGAKITNSMISSGCHIEAGATIENSVVGLRTWIGRDVVIRNSVLLGNDYYEASDQNSHRGIPLGIGAGSVIEQAIIDKNCRIGQGVRVVNEQKLETSPESSESMVVDGIAVVQRGATLPDGWKL; this comes from the coding sequence ATGCAAAATGTATTAGCGATCGTTCTCGGCGGCGGCCGAGGGACGCGATTGTATCCGCTCACGAAATATCGATCGAAGCCGGCCGTGCCGCTGGCGGGAAATTATCGGCTGATCGACATCCCACTGTCGAATTGCATCAACAGCGGCCTACAGCGGATGTACGTGCTGACGCAATTCAATTCGGTGAGTTTGCATCGGCACATTCGCCGCACGTACATGTTCGACGGCTTCAGCGGCGGGTTTGTCGAAATTCTCGCGGCCCAGCAGACCAACGAAAGCTCGAACTGGTATCAAGGCACGGCCGACGCCGTACGGCAAAATTTGCGCTATGTCGAGGAATCGAACGCTGACTACGTGTTGATTTTGTCCGGCGATCAACTTTATCGGATGAACTATGCCGAGATGCTGGCGACGCATCAACAAGCTGGTGCCGATGTATCCATCGCCGCCATGCCGGTGACCCGCAGCGCAGCGCATGCGTTTGGCATCATGCGCGTAGACGATACGGGTCGCGTCGTGGGGTTTCTGGAAAAGCCGAAGACGGACGCCGAGGCCGACATGGTTCGCACCGAGCCGGCCTGGATCGATGCCCATGGCGTGCCCAGCAAAGGACGCGATTTGCTCGCCAGCATGGGCATTTACTTGTTCAATCGCAAAGAGCTCATTGATGTGTTGACGAAAACTGAATATCACGATTTTGGCCGCGAGGTATTTCCCGCCTCGATGCGCGCTCGCAAGGTCCACATGCACCTGTTCGATGGATTTTGGGAAGACATCGGCACGATCAAGTCCTTCTACGAGTGTAATTTGGAGCTAGCGCGGCCCAATCCACCATTTGTGTTAGCTTCCGCGAACGCGCCGATCTATACGCGAACGCGTTTCTTGCCTCCGTCGCAAATTGTAGGGGCGAAAATCACAAACAGTATGATTTCAAGCGGTTGCCACATCGAAGCAGGGGCGACGATTGAAAACAGCGTCGTCGGGCTACGTACCTGGATCGGCCGCGATGTCGTGATTCGCAATAGCGTGCTATTGGGAAACGATTATTACGAAGCAAGCGATCAGAATAGCCACCGTGGCATTCCGCTCGGCATCGGCGCAGGAAGCGTGATCGAGCAAGCGATCATCGACAAGAATTGCCGAATCGGTCAAGGTGTGCGCGTGGTCAACGAGCAAAAACTGGAGACGAGTCCGGAATCCTCCGAGTCGATGGTCGTCGATGGAATTGCCGTCGTGCAGCGCGGGGCGACCCTGCCGGATGGCTGGAAGCTTTAA
- a CDS encoding VWA domain-containing protein, with protein MFLTFDHPWYLALLLVVPAVWLLGFRGLSGLGRLRRVVVLGLRSAVLVIFVLALAQAQWVRTSNRLTVVYLLDQSLSIPEEQRRMMAEFVNQSVAKHRLSERQDRAAVIVFAKQAAVEQPPIDDSIHLSAKVESPLDTTHTNLAGALKLALATLPADSASRVVVVSDGNENYGNALEEARLLAEQGVGIDVVPVRYAARSEVAVAKVAVPSDVRAGQPFDLRVVVDNTAPPAVESGSVKGTLQIYRKSRDREEQIASQPVELAPGKRVFSMREQIDSADSFTYTARFVPDDEAADHLRQNNEASGFTQVRGQGQVLLIEDSTSPGDFDFLVEHLRREQLHVTVVNSDEMFTSLGQLQPFDTVVLANVPREAISRQQIEMLVANTQQLGAGLIVLGGPNSFGAGGWADSKLEEALPVYCQVKNPAIRPVGALGLVIDRSGSMTGEKIEMAVRAARASVDMVGDRDYITVSAFDSSGYLIVPLVKKGESQSIHSRINRISADGGTNMEPALRIAAAQLGKASEAAVKHMVVLTDGHTEGSNYPPLIESIRRGGITLSAVAVGGDADLQLLDKLARAGGGRFYHAKTARILPRIFQTEARVVSRPLVYEKKSGMQPQIKFQHEILKGIDAPPPVTGYVLTTRKESPLVEVALVSPLPAEEENRTLLATWTYGLGKVVAFTSDVGQRWAANWPNWPNYDKLFSQMVRWSMRPSGDQGNFSVATEVRDEKVQVVVNALDKNDEFLNFLAPMGSAVGPDMKPRDLRLKQTAPGRYVGEFAAQDAGNYFLMIAAAPGSAPNMTAVNVPYSSEFLDRDSNDGLLTALAEMTPADSQPGMLIEASGASPVASLAAVDVFRHNLRKASSRQDVWPQLMLLASCLFFCDVFVRRVHVDLTPLPGLLVRARDRLLRRDAPTAVQTIARLRSRKAALVESLESQRASVRFEPTTENDPLGSMASNSPVADASPVANDPVAQSVTALEAESFTSRLLKAKRQALENRPD; from the coding sequence ATGTTCCTTACGTTCGATCATCCTTGGTATTTGGCGCTGCTGCTGGTTGTACCGGCGGTTTGGCTGCTGGGATTTCGCGGCCTATCGGGTTTGGGCAGACTTCGACGAGTCGTCGTCCTTGGGCTGCGGAGCGCGGTGCTCGTTATTTTTGTCCTGGCGCTAGCGCAGGCGCAATGGGTCCGCACGAGTAATCGGCTGACGGTCGTTTATTTGTTGGATCAGTCGCTGAGTATTCCTGAAGAGCAGCGGCGGATGATGGCGGAATTTGTCAACCAATCGGTTGCAAAGCATCGGCTCTCCGAGCGGCAGGACCGAGCCGCCGTCATCGTGTTTGCGAAACAGGCAGCGGTCGAACAGCCTCCCATCGACGACAGCATTCATTTGAGCGCAAAGGTGGAATCGCCGCTCGATACGACGCACACGAACTTGGCCGGGGCGCTCAAGCTGGCGCTGGCCACGCTGCCAGCCGATTCGGCCAGTCGCGTAGTGGTGGTCAGCGACGGCAATGAAAACTACGGCAATGCTCTGGAAGAAGCGAGGCTGCTGGCCGAGCAGGGCGTGGGCATCGACGTTGTGCCCGTGCGCTATGCGGCGCGATCGGAAGTCGCGGTGGCGAAAGTCGCGGTGCCCTCGGACGTTCGCGCCGGGCAACCGTTCGATTTACGAGTCGTCGTCGACAACACCGCGCCGCCGGCCGTGGAATCCGGATCGGTGAAGGGAACATTGCAAATCTATCGCAAGTCGCGCGACCGTGAGGAACAGATTGCCAGTCAGCCGGTGGAGCTGGCCCCCGGAAAACGAGTGTTTAGTATGCGCGAGCAAATCGACTCTGCCGACTCGTTTACCTACACCGCCCGGTTTGTCCCCGACGACGAAGCAGCCGACCACCTTCGGCAAAACAACGAGGCCAGCGGTTTCACGCAGGTTCGCGGACAAGGGCAAGTGCTGCTGATTGAAGATTCTACCAGCCCTGGGGACTTCGATTTTCTCGTTGAGCACCTCCGCCGGGAGCAATTGCATGTGACCGTCGTCAACAGCGACGAAATGTTCACCTCGCTTGGGCAGCTGCAGCCGTTCGACACCGTTGTTTTAGCCAATGTTCCGCGCGAGGCGATTTCTCGACAACAGATAGAAATGTTGGTGGCGAACACCCAACAATTGGGCGCAGGATTGATTGTGCTGGGCGGTCCGAACAGTTTTGGCGCTGGAGGCTGGGCGGATTCGAAGCTGGAAGAAGCCTTGCCGGTGTACTGCCAGGTGAAGAATCCCGCGATCCGGCCCGTCGGCGCGCTGGGATTGGTGATTGATCGATCTGGCTCGATGACCGGAGAGAAAATTGAAATGGCCGTTCGCGCGGCCCGTGCTTCGGTCGATATGGTCGGCGACCGCGATTATATCACGGTGAGCGCGTTCGATTCATCGGGCTATCTGATCGTGCCATTGGTGAAAAAAGGAGAATCGCAGTCGATTCACTCGCGAATCAATCGGATTAGCGCCGACGGAGGCACGAACATGGAGCCAGCGCTCCGCATCGCAGCCGCACAGCTTGGAAAGGCCAGTGAGGCAGCCGTCAAACATATGGTCGTGCTGACCGACGGCCACACGGAAGGGAGCAACTATCCACCATTGATCGAAAGCATTCGCCGCGGCGGCATTACTCTGTCGGCCGTCGCCGTCGGCGGCGACGCCGATTTGCAACTGCTCGACAAGCTGGCAAGGGCTGGAGGCGGTCGATTTTATCATGCCAAGACCGCGCGGATTTTGCCTCGAATCTTTCAGACTGAAGCCCGCGTCGTTTCGCGGCCGCTGGTGTACGAGAAGAAGTCGGGAATGCAGCCGCAGATCAAATTCCAGCACGAGATATTGAAGGGCATCGACGCTCCGCCGCCGGTGACGGGTTATGTACTTACCACGCGCAAGGAAAGCCCGCTGGTGGAAGTGGCGCTCGTCAGTCCGCTGCCGGCCGAAGAGGAAAACCGCACACTACTGGCCACCTGGACTTACGGTTTGGGCAAGGTGGTGGCGTTTACGAGCGACGTCGGGCAACGCTGGGCGGCCAACTGGCCGAACTGGCCGAACTACGACAAGTTGTTCAGCCAGATGGTGCGCTGGTCGATGCGCCCCTCCGGCGATCAGGGAAATTTCTCCGTAGCTACCGAGGTACGCGACGAAAAGGTGCAGGTCGTTGTGAACGCACTCGACAAGAACGACGAGTTTCTCAATTTTCTTGCCCCGATGGGGAGCGCAGTCGGTCCCGACATGAAGCCTCGCGATTTGCGACTGAAGCAGACGGCCCCCGGCCGTTATGTCGGCGAATTCGCTGCGCAGGATGCGGGAAACTACTTCTTGATGATTGCCGCCGCGCCGGGGTCGGCGCCAAACATGACGGCGGTCAACGTGCCGTATTCGTCGGAGTTTCTCGATCGCGACTCGAATGACGGGTTGCTGACGGCACTGGCGGAAATGACACCGGCCGACAGTCAACCAGGAATGTTGATCGAGGCCAGCGGAGCATCCCCCGTCGCCAGCCTCGCAGCGGTCGACGTGTTTCGGCATAATCTGCGCAAAGCCAGCAGCCGTCAGGACGTCTGGCCGCAATTGATGTTATTGGCAAGTTGCCTGTTTTTCTGCGACGTGTTCGTGCGGCGGGTTCATGTCGACCTGACGCCGCTGCCGGGGCTGCTGGTTCGTGCGCGCGACAGGTTGCTGCGCCGCGATGCGCCGACTGCGGTTCAAACCATCGCCCGACTCCGTAGCCGCAAGGCAGCCCTGGTCGAGTCGCTCGAATCACAGCGGGCATCCGTGCGATTTGAGCCTACTACGGAGAATGACCCTCTAGGCTCCATGGCGTCAAACTCGCCAGTCGCTGACGCGTCACCAGTCGCCAACGACCCTGTAGCGCAATCGGTCACCGCTCTAGAAGCGGAAAGCTTCACGAGCCGGTTGCTTAAAGCAAAGCGCCAAGCGCTGGAAAATCGGCCTGACTGA
- a CDS encoding deoxyhypusine synthase — protein MPTKQQLLSATIEHVDITRHNVVGLVDSMRSMAYSARDLARAADIYDRMIRDKDCGIILCLAGSLVSAGLKGIFVEMIRSRMVDCIVSTGANIVDQDFFEALGFKHYIAEERLKAGLDDDLLRELQVDRIYDTLIDEEELRVCDDTTRIIADELPPRPYSSREFIQAMGSWLADQGKGEGSIVRTAFDNDVPIFCPAFSDCSAGFGLVAHQHARGDRPKVSLDSVKDFYELTQIKMKNPTTGIFMLGGGVPKNFTQDIVVAADILGEEPPMHKYAVQVTVADVRDGALSSSTLKEASSWGKVDTAYEQMVFSEATLALPLIAGYAYHKAGWKNRELRHFSRLWEPAAVTA, from the coding sequence ATGCCAACCAAGCAACAGCTTCTGTCCGCGACGATCGAGCACGTCGATATCACTCGGCACAACGTGGTCGGGTTGGTCGATTCGATGCGCAGCATGGCGTACTCCGCCCGCGATTTGGCCCGCGCGGCCGACATTTATGACCGCATGATCCGCGACAAAGATTGTGGCATTATTTTGTGCTTGGCGGGCTCGCTCGTGAGCGCGGGGCTGAAAGGCATTTTTGTCGAAATGATCCGCAGCCGAATGGTCGATTGCATCGTCAGCACCGGAGCGAACATCGTCGACCAAGATTTCTTCGAGGCGCTCGGATTCAAGCATTACATTGCCGAAGAACGGCTCAAAGCTGGACTGGACGACGACCTGCTTCGCGAGTTGCAGGTCGACCGGATCTACGACACGCTGATCGACGAGGAGGAGCTTCGCGTTTGCGACGACACGACGCGAATCATCGCCGATGAACTTCCGCCGCGACCCTATAGCTCGCGCGAATTTATCCAGGCGATGGGCTCGTGGCTGGCGGATCAAGGCAAGGGCGAAGGTTCGATCGTTCGCACGGCGTTCGACAACGACGTCCCGATTTTCTGCCCGGCGTTTTCCGACTGCTCGGCCGGGTTCGGCTTAGTGGCGCACCAACACGCCCGCGGCGATCGGCCCAAAGTGTCCCTCGATAGCGTCAAAGACTTTTACGAATTGACGCAGATTAAAATGAAGAACCCGACGACGGGCATCTTCATGCTTGGCGGCGGCGTGCCGAAAAATTTTACGCAAGACATCGTTGTGGCCGCCGACATCCTCGGTGAAGAGCCGCCGATGCATAAATACGCGGTGCAAGTCACGGTTGCCGACGTGCGCGACGGCGCGCTCTCCAGCAGCACGCTCAAGGAAGCCTCAAGCTGGGGCAAAGTCGATACGGCCTATGAACAAATGGTCTTCAGCGAAGCCACGCTGGCCTTGCCACTGATCGCTGGCTACGCCTATCACAAAGCAGGCTGGAAAAATCGCGAACTGCGCCACTTTAGCCGGCTGTGGGAACCGGCCGCGGTGACGGCATAA
- a CDS encoding DUF971 domain-containing protein, whose translation MNPHSTKLARASDHSLSIEWNDGQRRQYTFQELRSACPCATCREKRSAPPPPSNVLPVLSAAETRPLQITNMEPVGNYAYSIEFSDGHATGIYTLELLKQLGTVG comes from the coding sequence ATGAACCCTCACTCCACTAAACTCGCCCGCGCGTCGGATCACTCGCTCTCCATCGAATGGAACGACGGCCAGCGGCGACAGTACACGTTCCAGGAGCTGCGCAGCGCCTGTCCCTGCGCAACATGCCGCGAAAAGCGTTCTGCTCCGCCCCCACCGAGCAACGTGTTGCCCGTGCTGTCGGCCGCGGAAACTCGGCCACTGCAAATTACCAACATGGAGCCGGTCGGAAACTATGCGTACTCAATCGAGTTCAGCGACGGACACGCTACGGGGATTTACACTTTGGAGTTACTCAAACAGCTAGGGACGGTCGGGTGA
- a CDS encoding phenylacetate--CoA ligase family protein, with amino-acid sequence MPHTSAADRRRLESLPRRELEQFQLGRLNALLETVWPGNEFYSHKLARVKRPLKSLAELAEWPFTFKEELIGAPSNGDVTNNRTWPREQYSRFHQTSGTSGRPMVVLDTPDDWQWIVECWQYVLDAAEVAAHDRALMAFSFGPHIGFWGGYDALCDRGVLVIPTGGMRTLQRLELARSQRPSIVCCTPSYALHLAEVGAQHEIDIGRLGVRLLLLAGEPGGSVPAVRQRLQELWKAEIHDHCGATEIGPWGCGDMNGTGLHVIEAEFIAEFLSLATGGSAADGEDAELVLTTLGRAGCPVIRYRTGDVVRPTWLHEGRNRFVMLAGGVLGRNDDMLVVRGVNVFPSSIDHILRSFPEVVEYRVTVYKLSEMDRLQIEIEDRLEQPARIAQEIKVRLGLNVEVSLAPLGSLPRFEGKGKRFIDQRKKCE; translated from the coding sequence ATGCCTCACACTTCTGCCGCCGATCGTCGTCGTTTGGAATCGCTGCCGCGTCGCGAATTGGAGCAATTCCAACTCGGCCGGCTGAATGCGCTGCTCGAAACTGTTTGGCCCGGCAACGAGTTCTATTCGCACAAACTCGCACGAGTCAAACGGCCGCTCAAGTCGCTGGCGGAACTGGCGGAGTGGCCGTTTACGTTCAAAGAAGAACTGATCGGCGCTCCCAGCAACGGCGACGTCACCAACAATCGCACCTGGCCGCGCGAGCAATATTCGCGATTTCATCAAACTTCCGGTACATCGGGGCGACCTATGGTTGTGCTCGATACGCCCGACGATTGGCAATGGATCGTCGAGTGTTGGCAGTATGTGCTCGATGCAGCGGAAGTGGCGGCCCACGATCGAGCACTCATGGCATTTTCCTTCGGGCCGCATATCGGCTTTTGGGGTGGTTACGATGCGCTATGCGACCGCGGGGTGCTCGTGATTCCGACCGGCGGAATGCGGACGCTTCAGCGGCTGGAACTGGCCCGCAGCCAGAGGCCGAGTATCGTCTGTTGCACACCGAGCTATGCACTGCATCTAGCGGAGGTGGGGGCACAGCACGAAATCGATATCGGGCGGCTGGGGGTGCGGTTATTGTTGCTTGCAGGAGAACCGGGTGGTTCCGTGCCAGCGGTGCGACAGCGATTGCAGGAGCTTTGGAAAGCCGAGATTCACGACCATTGCGGTGCGACAGAGATTGGACCTTGGGGTTGCGGCGATATGAACGGCACCGGGTTGCATGTGATCGAAGCGGAGTTCATTGCTGAATTCCTGTCACTAGCGACTGGCGGATCGGCGGCTGATGGCGAAGACGCGGAACTGGTTCTTACCACGCTCGGCCGCGCCGGCTGCCCGGTCATTCGCTACCGAACAGGCGATGTTGTGCGGCCAACTTGGTTACACGAGGGCCGAAATCGCTTCGTCATGCTCGCCGGCGGCGTGCTCGGGCGAAACGACGACATGCTCGTCGTTCGCGGCGTGAACGTCTTCCCCAGTAGCATCGACCATATCTTGCGCAGCTTTCCCGAGGTGGTGGAATATCGGGTAACCGTGTACAAATTGTCGGAAATGGATCGACTCCAGATTGAGATTGAAGACCGGCTGGAACAGCCTGCACGGATCGCCCAGGAGATCAAAGTGCGCCTGGGTTTGAACGTCGAGGTTTCGCTGGCCCCACTGGGCTCATTGCCGCGATTCGAAGGGAAGGGAAAGCGGTTTATTGATCAGAGAAAAAAATGTGAGTAG
- a CDS encoding RNA methyltransferase, whose translation MQITSVQNPRVKSAAKLRSSRERVRQQRIVIDGVREIQRAVQGGVVLREVFVCDDAEQSPERRTILKNLAAAGVAWFTVTSAVFAKIAFGDRREGIVAVADMPQRALADFEADISNFKSEFSCSKSTPLVAVLEGIEKPGNVGAVLRSADGAGASAVILADAKADVYSPNTIRASLGTVFTLPVFAASTQETLAWLRQNKLATFAARVDGAVGYETCDFRRPCAMVLGSEAQGLTAAWSSSDISAIRLPMRGSADSLNVSAAAAVLFYEALRQRSH comes from the coding sequence ATGCAAATTACGAGCGTGCAAAATCCCCGAGTGAAATCGGCTGCAAAATTGCGAAGCTCGCGCGAGCGTGTCCGCCAGCAGCGGATTGTCATCGATGGTGTCCGTGAAATTCAGCGAGCGGTACAAGGCGGAGTCGTGCTGCGCGAAGTGTTTGTTTGCGATGATGCGGAGCAATCGCCTGAGCGCCGTACAATTTTGAAGAATCTTGCCGCCGCAGGCGTTGCATGGTTCACCGTGACTTCGGCGGTATTTGCCAAGATCGCTTTCGGCGATCGGAGGGAGGGGATCGTCGCGGTGGCCGATATGCCGCAACGGGCGCTGGCCGATTTTGAAGCAGATATTTCAAATTTCAAATCCGAATTTTCTTGCTCAAAATCTACTCCGCTCGTGGCGGTGCTCGAAGGGATCGAAAAGCCGGGAAATGTCGGCGCGGTATTGCGCAGCGCAGACGGAGCGGGAGCGTCGGCGGTGATTCTCGCCGACGCCAAGGCCGATGTCTACAGTCCCAACACAATTCGGGCCAGCCTGGGAACTGTATTCACGTTGCCGGTCTTTGCGGCGTCGACGCAGGAAACACTCGCTTGGCTGCGACAAAATAAATTAGCGACTTTTGCAGCGCGAGTTGATGGCGCGGTCGGCTATGAAACATGTGACTTTCGGCGGCCCTGCGCGATGGTGCTCGGCAGCGAGGCGCAGGGCCTCACGGCAGCGTGGAGCAGCAGCGATATTTCGGCGATCCGGCTGCCGATGCGCGGAAGTGCCGATAGTTTGAATGTCTCGGCGGCGGCGGCGGTGCTATTTTACGAAGCGTTGCGGCAGCGGTCGCATTAA
- a CDS encoding RidA family protein, with translation MSAESRLAELKLELPPAPQSMGVYKILVVAGNMAYVSGHGPLKPDKTMITGCVGRDIDQEAGKVAARQTGLAILASLRDGLGSLDRVKRIVKTLGLVNCAPDFYQQPAVINGFSELMAEVFGSDSGVGARSAVGAPSLPGNIAVEIEAIFELHP, from the coding sequence ATGAGCGCCGAAAGCCGTCTCGCCGAGTTGAAATTGGAACTTCCCCCTGCTCCCCAATCGATGGGCGTTTACAAAATCCTGGTTGTCGCTGGCAACATGGCCTACGTTTCAGGCCACGGGCCGCTCAAGCCGGACAAAACGATGATCACCGGCTGCGTCGGACGCGACATCGATCAAGAAGCCGGCAAAGTGGCCGCGCGACAAACAGGCCTGGCCATACTCGCCTCGCTTCGCGACGGCCTGGGCAGCCTCGATCGCGTCAAGCGAATCGTCAAAACGCTCGGACTGGTGAACTGCGCTCCCGATTTTTACCAGCAACCGGCCGTAATTAACGGTTTCAGCGAGCTGATGGCGGAAGTGTTCGGCTCCGATTCGGGCGTCGGCGCGCGCAGTGCTGTCGGCGCACCGTCGCTGCCGGGCAATATCGCCGTGGAGATCGAAGCGATTTTCGAACTGCACCCGTAA
- a CDS encoding DNA-3-methyladenine glycosylase, whose amino-acid sequence MSVVATIIEQSFFARPALTVAKELLGKYLVRRVGKRKIIAPINEVEAYIGPRDLACHGRFGRTLRTEVMFGPGGRWYVYLCYGIHWMLNVVTDEPGHPAAVLLRGAGKFNGPGKLTKGLRIDRRLNATEIAESTGLWIEDHGIVVRKSQIERTPRIGVDYAGPWKDKLYRFTMKSPIRQ is encoded by the coding sequence ATGTCCGTCGTTGCCACGATCATCGAACAGTCATTTTTCGCCCGTCCGGCGCTGACCGTTGCCAAAGAATTGCTCGGGAAGTATTTGGTCAGGCGCGTCGGCAAACGCAAAATTATCGCGCCAATCAACGAAGTCGAAGCCTATATTGGCCCGCGCGATCTGGCCTGCCACGGTCGCTTCGGCCGCACGTTGCGAACCGAAGTCATGTTCGGCCCCGGCGGCCGCTGGTATGTTTATCTCTGCTACGGCATACATTGGATGCTGAACGTGGTCACCGACGAGCCAGGGCATCCTGCCGCCGTACTGCTGCGCGGGGCCGGAAAATTCAACGGTCCCGGCAAGTTGACCAAAGGGCTGCGAATCGATCGACGCCTGAATGCGACCGAGATCGCAGAATCGACGGGACTGTGGATTGAAGACCATGGCATCGTCGTGCGAAAATCGCAAATCGAGCGTACGCCTCGAATCGGAGTCGATTATGCCGGGCCGTGGAAAGATAAGCTGTATCGCTTCACCATGAAATCACCAATCCGCCAATAG
- a CDS encoding fumarylacetoacetate hydrolase family protein, producing MQLAKIQLGVQGQFFGFVEQQAVQPLEPTADLQTLNDLFEVRDIASVVAALKPHGPRLPLNEVRLLAPIDRQEVWAAGVTYKRSKVARMEESETAASVYDRVYEAPRPELFFKATPHRVVGQDQAVRIRADASWNVPEPELTLVLNSRMELVGFTVGNDMSSRDIEGENPLYLPQAKVYDDCCALGPVVTLVGGMPSRDEVGIHLVIRRERKSVFEGSTSIAQMARTFEDLIGWLARDNSFPKGVFLLTGTGIVPGSDFTLAVGDIVEIAIDGIGTLKNSIMQRPSCTTP from the coding sequence ATGCAACTCGCTAAAATTCAACTCGGTGTTCAAGGGCAATTCTTCGGCTTCGTCGAACAGCAAGCGGTGCAGCCACTCGAGCCGACCGCGGACTTGCAAACACTGAACGACCTGTTCGAAGTCAGAGACATCGCCTCAGTGGTTGCCGCGCTGAAGCCGCACGGCCCGCGGTTGCCCTTAAATGAGGTCAGATTGCTTGCACCGATCGACCGCCAAGAAGTATGGGCCGCCGGTGTCACCTACAAGCGCAGCAAGGTGGCCCGTATGGAAGAATCGGAAACTGCGGCCAGTGTTTATGACAGAGTTTACGAAGCTCCTCGGCCGGAATTGTTCTTTAAAGCGACGCCGCACCGCGTTGTTGGGCAGGACCAAGCGGTGCGCATCCGTGCCGATGCCAGTTGGAATGTTCCCGAACCGGAATTGACGCTAGTCCTCAATTCGCGGATGGAACTGGTTGGCTTCACGGTTGGCAACGACATGAGTTCGCGCGACATCGAGGGAGAAAACCCGCTTTATCTGCCGCAAGCGAAAGTGTACGACGACTGCTGCGCTCTCGGCCCTGTCGTAACGCTAGTCGGCGGCATGCCGTCGCGCGACGAAGTGGGCATCCATTTGGTAATTCGTCGCGAAAGAAAGTCTGTCTTCGAGGGGAGCACCAGCATCGCCCAAATGGCTCGCACGTTCGAGGATCTCATCGGTTGGCTTGCGCGCGACAACAGCTTCCCCAAGGGGGTATTCTTGCTAACTGGGACCGGAATTGTGCCAGGCAGCGATTTCACTTTGGCGGTCGGAGATAT